A single genomic interval of Antarcticibacterium arcticum harbors:
- a CDS encoding serine hydrolase codes for MMTKHLILTLATLAAPILYSQAQVDKSAPLFLELKKQDSLFFERGFNQCDLTYLENTIASDLRFYHDKSGFQDRNAFFDNTRKYICSDSGKKPIRKPETGSLSLFPLYENGNLYGAIQSGIHHFFIRETGKEDVWTGTAKFTNVWTLDDNVWKLSEVLSYDHREPQSGNLKLSSLDQLLKENKVPAMGLGIIENGRLTNIEVYGSLDTQNKAPYNSIFKVASLTKPVFALTILKLIDLGLLDLDEPLYKYWVDPDLKEDMRYKKLTPRLILSHQTGFPNWRYLDKANRLTFEFEPGTRYQYSGEGFEYLRKAIEQKLGNTLEDLANEHLFTPAGMKDTRFWWDASMDEDRYARNFDVNGEEIETFKYYEANSAANLLTTVEDYGLFLEYVVNGAGISEKLFSEMQKYQVKLKENDYFGLGWEILTGFQNGEHALIHTGKDPGVSTLAVIFPKSRNGYLIFMNGDSAGNVYEELLTKRLYLGGELWNRR; via the coding sequence ATGATGACAAAGCATTTAATTTTAACCCTGGCAACACTGGCGGCACCTATTTTATATTCCCAGGCACAGGTTGACAAAAGCGCTCCTTTATTTCTGGAATTAAAAAAGCAGGACAGTCTTTTTTTCGAGAGAGGTTTTAACCAGTGTGACCTTACTTATTTAGAAAACACTATAGCCTCTGATTTAAGATTTTATCATGACAAAAGTGGTTTTCAGGATAGGAATGCTTTCTTTGATAACACAAGAAAATACATATGCTCCGACTCAGGCAAAAAACCCATTAGAAAACCGGAAACAGGGAGTCTGAGCCTATTCCCCCTATATGAAAACGGAAACTTGTATGGAGCTATTCAGTCCGGCATCCATCACTTTTTTATTAGGGAAACCGGGAAAGAGGATGTTTGGACCGGTACTGCAAAATTCACAAATGTTTGGACTTTGGACGATAATGTCTGGAAACTTTCCGAGGTGCTAAGCTACGACCATAGGGAGCCACAATCTGGAAATTTAAAATTGTCCTCCCTGGATCAATTGCTAAAGGAGAACAAAGTTCCTGCAATGGGACTTGGTATCATTGAGAACGGCCGGTTAACCAACATTGAGGTTTATGGTAGCTTAGACACACAAAACAAAGCACCATACAATAGCATTTTTAAAGTAGCCTCTCTTACCAAACCAGTATTTGCACTCACAATATTGAAGCTAATAGATTTAGGGTTACTGGATTTAGACGAGCCTCTATATAAATATTGGGTTGACCCCGATCTAAAAGAGGACATGCGATACAAGAAATTAACTCCAAGACTTATACTCAGTCATCAGACAGGCTTCCCCAACTGGCGGTATTTGGATAAGGCCAATAGGCTTACTTTTGAATTTGAACCTGGTACGAGATACCAATATTCAGGTGAAGGGTTTGAATACCTTAGAAAAGCAATTGAACAAAAGCTTGGAAATACTTTGGAAGATTTGGCAAATGAACACCTGTTCACACCTGCCGGAATGAAAGACACACGGTTTTGGTGGGATGCCTCAATGGACGAGGATAGGTATGCAAGAAATTTTGACGTGAATGGAGAGGAGATCGAGACATTCAAATATTATGAAGCAAATTCCGCAGCCAACCTTTTAACAACCGTAGAAGATTACGGCCTGTTTCTGGAGTATGTGGTAAACGGTGCTGGAATATCAGAAAAGTTGTTCAGTGAAATGCAGAAATATCAGGTGAAACTTAAAGAAAACGATTACTTCGGGTTGGGCTGGGAGATCCTCACCGGGTTTCAGAATGGAGAGCACGCCCTCATACACACTGGAAAGGATCCGGGGGTAAGCACATTGGCTGTTATATTTCCCAAATCCCGAAACGGCTACCTGATTTTTATGAATGGAGACAGTGCGGGCAATGTTTATGAAGAACTCCTCACAAAGCGCCTTTACCTTGGAGGTGAATTATGGAATAGAAGATAA
- a CDS encoding helix-turn-helix domain-containing protein: MSILKHKREQANLTQEELSANSGISIRTIQRIEAGVDPKGHTLRSLAKALGVEERELLYKQEPSDKKEPSGITEVHKPLRNGIVKLINLSSLPLTVFPPANIVLPLLIMWGTRQFNPLTKQIVSVQIMWTIFSIIFFMLTAFIKNWFSLGNQVSLVVMILLVMINVFIILRNTAEIDRKGKLRYQLNFSII; this comes from the coding sequence ATGTCTATACTCAAACATAAACGCGAACAAGCCAATCTTACTCAAGAGGAGCTTTCTGCTAATTCCGGAATTTCCATACGTACAATACAGCGCATTGAGGCTGGGGTAGATCCCAAAGGTCATACACTTAGATCACTCGCAAAGGCTTTAGGAGTAGAAGAAAGAGAATTGCTGTACAAGCAGGAACCATCAGACAAAAAGGAACCATCCGGCATAACAGAGGTCCACAAGCCGCTGCGTAATGGAATTGTAAAGCTTATCAATCTTTCTTCCCTTCCGCTTACTGTTTTCCCTCCTGCCAATATCGTTTTGCCCCTTCTGATCATGTGGGGTACCAGACAGTTTAATCCTTTGACAAAACAGATTGTGTCGGTTCAAATCATGTGGACTATCTTCTCTATCATCTTCTTTATGCTTACAGCTTTTATAAAAAACTGGTTTTCTCTGGGAAACCAGGTTAGCCTGGTCGTGATGATCTTGCTGGTAATGATTAATGTGTTTATAATTCTTAGAAACACCGCAGAGATTGACAGAAAAGGAAAGCTGCGTTATCAGTTAAATTTTAGCATTATTTAA
- the mce gene encoding methylmalonyl-CoA epimerase — MRKIEHIGIAVKNMDEANEIYRAMLNTEPYKSEAVESEGVITSFFQMGESKIELLAATNENSPIAKFIEKRGEGIHHIAFDVEDIDAEIARLERRGFILINHKAKPGADNKIVAFLHPKSSNGVLVELCQDTGPTRKELFEEGLR; from the coding sequence ATGAGAAAGATTGAACATATTGGAATAGCGGTAAAGAACATGGACGAGGCAAATGAAATTTACCGGGCTATGCTAAATACAGAGCCATATAAAAGTGAAGCAGTGGAAAGCGAGGGGGTGATCACATCTTTTTTTCAAATGGGTGAGAGCAAGATCGAGTTGCTGGCGGCCACTAATGAAAACAGTCCTATTGCCAAATTCATAGAAAAACGGGGAGAGGGTATACACCATATTGCTTTTGACGTAGAAGATATAGATGCCGAAATTGCCAGGCTGGAACGCCGGGGTTTTATCCTCATCAATCACAAGGCAAAGCCCGGCGCAGATAATAAGATCGTGGCCTTCCTGCATCCCAAAAGCTCCAATGGGGTATTGGTAGAACTTTGCCAGGATACGGGGCCTACAAGGAAGGAATTGTTTGAGGAGGGACTAAGGTAA
- the rbfA gene encoding 30S ribosome-binding factor RbfA produces METNRQKKIGGVLQQDLAEILQNHLRDAGVNGILISVSKVKVPTDLSIAKAYLSIFPAKNAAEMLEQLNTIKPKIKHELAQRTKHQLRRMPDLEFYVDDSLEYIEKIEKSIKGEENPIANPDLLERRKKS; encoded by the coding sequence ATGGAAACAAACAGACAAAAAAAGATAGGTGGCGTTTTACAACAGGACCTTGCCGAAATCCTTCAGAATCATTTGAGGGACGCGGGAGTTAATGGTATTTTGATCTCGGTTTCTAAAGTAAAAGTACCTACAGATCTTTCTATTGCTAAAGCCTACCTGAGTATTTTTCCTGCAAAAAATGCTGCAGAAATGCTGGAACAGCTTAATACCATTAAGCCAAAGATCAAACACGAACTGGCACAACGCACAAAACATCAGCTAAGGCGTATGCCCGATCTGGAATTTTATGTAGATGACTCCCTTGAATACATTGAAAAAATAGAGAAATCTATTAAAGGAGAAGAAAATCCAATCGCCAACCCTGACCTTCTGGAGCGCAGGAAAAAATCCTAA
- a CDS encoding ABC transporter permease, which produces MNFSLYIARRYLFSKSSNNAINIITIIAAIGVFAGAFSLFIVLSGFSGLKDFSLSFSNEFDPDLKVFPETGKTLNITAEERAKLEQIEGIAAFSEIVEERVFLEYKNKTHTAFIKGVDPNYRRVNNIDSSLVFGTWLAQSEFQVVAGNGIARLLSLNTFDYQDLLSIMVPRPGKGQVTNPTDAFNRENVIVTDIYSVNEDLDSKYIFSNIAFARSLLEIDENQISAIEIKLSPNSNPEAVRAALATALDQNITIRNRAQLNETLYKMLNTENLAVYLIFTLVVIIALFNVIGSIIMVILDKRENIKTLHSLGASPNAIKNIFFLQGALMTVVGGIIGLLAAVLVVYLQLQYDLVMITPSLPYPVKITFINILLVLLTIGSLGLLASYIAASQSKKALTA; this is translated from the coding sequence GTGAATTTTTCCCTTTACATTGCCCGGCGCTACCTCTTTTCCAAAAGCAGCAATAATGCAATAAACATTATTACCATTATTGCGGCCATAGGTGTATTTGCCGGAGCTTTCTCACTCTTTATTGTACTTTCCGGTTTTTCGGGACTTAAAGATTTCAGTCTTTCCTTTTCCAACGAATTTGATCCCGATCTCAAGGTTTTTCCTGAAACCGGCAAAACCCTGAACATTACAGCTGAAGAAAGAGCAAAACTGGAGCAAATTGAGGGGATTGCGGCTTTTTCAGAAATTGTGGAGGAACGGGTGTTCCTGGAATATAAGAACAAGACGCACACTGCATTTATAAAAGGAGTCGATCCCAACTACAGAAGAGTAAATAATATAGATTCTTCCCTGGTGTTTGGAACCTGGCTGGCGCAAAGCGAATTTCAGGTAGTTGCAGGTAATGGTATTGCACGGCTGCTTTCTTTAAATACTTTTGATTACCAGGACCTGCTTAGCATCATGGTACCAAGGCCGGGAAAAGGACAGGTTACCAATCCCACAGATGCTTTTAACCGCGAGAATGTAATTGTAACAGATATTTACAGTGTTAATGAAGATCTGGACAGCAAATATATTTTTTCGAATATAGCGTTTGCAAGAAGTTTACTGGAAATTGACGAGAACCAGATCTCTGCCATCGAGATCAAGCTTTCCCCCAATTCCAACCCCGAAGCTGTTCGTGCTGCTCTGGCTACCGCTCTGGATCAAAACATTACTATCAGGAACCGTGCACAGCTCAATGAAACCCTTTATAAAATGCTGAACACAGAAAACCTTGCCGTTTACCTCATCTTTACGCTGGTAGTGATCATTGCACTTTTTAACGTCATTGGATCTATAATCATGGTGATTCTTGATAAAAGGGAAAATATTAAGACCCTTCACAGCCTGGGTGCTTCCCCCAATGCCATTAAAAATATTTTTTTCCTGCAGGGGGCACTTATGACGGTTGTTGGTGGAATTATTGGATTGCTGGCGGCAGTGCTGGTGGTGTATCTACAGTTACAGTATGACCTGGTAATGATCACTCCAAGCTTGCCTTATCCTGTGAAGATCACCTTTATCAATATACTGTTGGTACTATTGACAATTGGGTCACTGGGACTTCTGGCGTCCTATATTGCGGCAAGCCAAAGCAAAAAAGCCCTTACTGCCTAG
- the dusB gene encoding tRNA dihydrouridine synthase DusB — translation MAKIGNIDVGEFPLLLAPMEDVSDPPFRALCKEQGADVVFTEFISSEGLIRDAAKSVMKLDIYEKERPVGIQIFGANLESMLESVEIVERSGPDMIDINFGCPVKKVVSKGAGAGILKDIDLMVSLTAAMVKHTNLPITIKTRLGWDQDSIRIVEVAERLQDAGAKAISIHGRTRAQMYKGSADWAPIAEVKNNSRMHIPVFGNGDVDTPEKAAEMRDKYGLDGAMIGRASIGYPWFFREVKHFFATGEHMAAPSLDERVDAARRHLQMAIDWKGEKLGVFETRRHYTNYFKGIPHFKEFRTKMVTSDEAADVFAAFDEVEKEFTGFEFA, via the coding sequence GTGGCCAAAATAGGAAACATAGATGTAGGAGAATTTCCATTGCTGCTTGCGCCCATGGAAGATGTTAGTGACCCTCCTTTTCGCGCGTTGTGCAAGGAACAGGGTGCAGATGTAGTTTTTACTGAATTCATTTCTTCTGAAGGTCTTATTCGCGATGCGGCTAAGAGCGTGATGAAACTCGATATATACGAAAAAGAACGCCCGGTGGGCATTCAGATCTTTGGAGCCAACCTGGAATCCATGTTGGAATCTGTTGAGATCGTCGAGAGATCTGGGCCGGATATGATAGATATCAACTTCGGCTGCCCGGTGAAGAAGGTGGTTTCAAAAGGAGCAGGGGCCGGAATTCTGAAGGATATCGACCTTATGGTATCCCTTACAGCGGCGATGGTGAAACACACCAATCTACCAATAACCATAAAGACCAGACTTGGCTGGGACCAGGATTCTATTCGAATTGTTGAGGTAGCCGAAAGACTACAGGATGCCGGAGCAAAGGCAATTTCCATTCATGGAAGAACCCGCGCACAAATGTATAAAGGCTCTGCCGACTGGGCACCAATTGCCGAAGTAAAGAACAATTCCAGAATGCATATTCCGGTTTTTGGGAATGGCGATGTAGATACCCCGGAAAAGGCTGCAGAAATGCGGGATAAATACGGACTGGACGGTGCCATGATTGGGCGGGCCAGCATAGGTTATCCCTGGTTTTTCAGGGAAGTGAAGCATTTCTTTGCAACCGGAGAACATATGGCAGCACCTAGCCTTGATGAGCGCGTGGATGCCGCCCGCAGGCATTTACAAATGGCAATAGACTGGAAAGGTGAAAAACTTGGGGTATTTGAAACCCGAAGACATTATACCAACTATTTTAAAGGCATTCCTCATTTTAAAGAATTCAGGACAAAGATGGTAACCAGCGATGAGGCCGCAGATGTTTTTGCTGCTTTTGATGAGGTGGAAAAAGAATTTACCGGTTTTGAATTTGCCTAG
- a CDS encoding outer membrane beta-barrel family protein produces the protein MKINYYPLPLFFLVLFSSFQAYSQNSVKGIVQDQDRNPVVFANVVLLNSADSTTVYRGAVSNEAGEYLFKNIAPNEYVLSISFVGYENFLKKVKVNSDEDLGLATLQEDAAGLQEITINAKKPKITRSIDRIIFDVENSTLSNGNSWDILKKTPGVIVSQNQLLVRNNIVAVYINDRKVHLSSSELQTLLESYSASNIKSIEVITNPPARYEAEGGAILNIVTSTNLTPGYKGNINGNYTQAIYPKYQFGTSHYFKSEKLNVFANYSISPLKEFKNDDSHINFMKPNGDILSRWNTDFNRTTTSQAHNANVNLDYTINARNTLSLSANAMVSPNKRFDNTVETHIRNPQFQLDSSFVTRSGLENDEENIALNLKYTHKLKKEGAQISSTVHYTNFGQERVQDVISTYFSPQEEIINRISFMTDAAQNIDIFTAQVDYETPLGSTSFELGAKASMIDSESGIDFFNTANNSREFVNTLSDNFLYDEKIYAGYTSITKEWEKWAIKAGLRGEYTDISGISNSMGEVNNQNYFELFPTAYFQHSISEDHVLTLDYARRIARPKYESLNPFRYFLNENNFNAGNPDLKAAISNNFNLNYSLKGQYFFDFYYQDTGITPSILAFQDNENFNIRTISANLVNSKAYGLDISHSRSITNFWYAQVFTSFFHDENTFLAVESGNWEVTNEVNGIQAYVYNIFTLSRDGTLEGNLFLMHVTDYISGSYQLDPFTTFSIGLRKTLWNNRAELSLNVEDILNTTNTRLTSRYLNQDNSYFAQEETRFVRVGFKYNFGNFRLSDNQRKIEAAERDRI, from the coding sequence ATGAAGATAAATTACTATCCGTTGCCCCTGTTTTTTCTGGTTTTGTTCTCTTCATTTCAGGCTTATTCTCAAAATTCGGTTAAAGGTATAGTGCAGGACCAGGACAGGAACCCTGTGGTTTTTGCAAATGTGGTTTTATTAAATTCGGCAGATTCTACAACCGTTTACAGGGGAGCAGTTTCTAATGAGGCGGGGGAATACCTCTTCAAAAACATTGCCCCCAACGAGTATGTTTTATCTATAAGTTTTGTGGGCTATGAGAACTTTCTTAAAAAAGTTAAAGTAAATAGCGATGAGGATCTGGGGTTGGCAACCTTACAGGAGGATGCAGCTGGCCTGCAGGAAATTACCATTAATGCCAAAAAACCCAAGATCACGCGAAGTATAGACAGGATTATTTTTGATGTAGAAAATTCCACGCTTTCCAACGGAAATTCCTGGGATATTTTGAAGAAAACTCCCGGGGTTATAGTGAGCCAAAATCAGTTACTAGTACGAAATAACATAGTGGCTGTTTATATAAATGACAGGAAAGTGCACTTGTCTTCGTCAGAATTACAAACACTGCTTGAGAGTTACTCTGCTTCCAATATTAAATCTATTGAAGTGATTACCAATCCTCCTGCTCGATATGAGGCTGAAGGGGGTGCCATCCTTAATATTGTAACCAGTACCAATCTCACTCCGGGTTACAAGGGAAATATTAACGGGAATTATACTCAGGCCATTTATCCTAAATACCAGTTTGGTACCAGTCATTATTTTAAAAGTGAGAAACTAAATGTCTTTGCAAACTATAGTATAAGTCCCCTCAAGGAGTTTAAGAATGACGACAGCCATATCAACTTTATGAAGCCTAATGGCGATATTCTATCCCGCTGGAATACAGACTTTAACCGTACCACCACTTCACAGGCCCATAATGCCAACGTGAATCTTGATTATACTATAAATGCCCGCAATACCCTTAGCCTTTCGGCCAATGCGATGGTATCTCCAAACAAGCGATTTGACAATACGGTGGAAACGCACATTAGAAATCCCCAGTTTCAGCTGGATTCTTCCTTTGTAACCAGGAGCGGTCTGGAAAATGATGAAGAGAATATTGCGCTTAACTTAAAATATACCCATAAGTTAAAAAAGGAAGGAGCCCAGATCTCCTCCACCGTTCATTATACCAATTTTGGGCAGGAGCGGGTGCAGGATGTGATTTCAACCTATTTCTCCCCGCAGGAGGAAATAATTAACAGGATAAGTTTCATGACAGATGCCGCCCAGAACATCGATATTTTCACGGCGCAGGTAGATTATGAAACCCCGCTGGGAAGCACCAGTTTTGAATTGGGAGCAAAAGCTTCTATGATAGATTCTGAAAGCGGAATAGATTTTTTCAATACCGCCAACAATTCCAGGGAATTTGTAAACACCCTTTCAGACAATTTTTTATATGATGAAAAAATATATGCTGGATATACCAGTATAACCAAAGAATGGGAAAAATGGGCGATAAAAGCAGGGCTTCGTGGGGAGTATACAGATATTTCCGGGATCTCCAATTCTATGGGAGAGGTGAACAATCAAAATTATTTTGAATTGTTTCCCACCGCATATTTTCAGCATTCAATTTCTGAAGACCACGTGCTTACATTGGATTATGCCCGGAGAATTGCCCGGCCCAAATATGAAAGCCTGAACCCATTCCGGTATTTTCTGAATGAAAATAATTTTAATGCGGGTAACCCAGATCTTAAAGCTGCGATAAGCAATAACTTCAACCTAAATTATTCGCTAAAGGGGCAATATTTCTTTGACTTTTATTACCAGGATACTGGAATTACACCATCTATATTGGCTTTTCAGGATAACGAAAACTTTAATATCAGGACAATTAGCGCCAATTTGGTTAACAGCAAAGCATATGGCCTTGACATATCTCATAGCAGGTCAATCACCAATTTCTGGTATGCCCAGGTATTCACTTCCTTTTTCCATGATGAAAACACTTTTCTGGCAGTAGAAAGCGGAAACTGGGAGGTAACAAATGAAGTAAACGGGATACAGGCTTACGTATATAATATTTTCACACTTTCCAGGGATGGCACGTTGGAAGGGAATTTATTCCTGATGCACGTGACAGATTATATTTCGGGTTCTTACCAGTTGGATCCTTTTACCACCTTTTCTATAGGTCTTAGAAAAACCCTGTGGAACAATCGAGCCGAACTTAGCCTTAATGTTGAAGACATCCTGAACACAACCAATACGCGGCTAACCTCCCGATATCTCAACCAGGATAACTCTTATTTTGCACAGGAAGAAACCCGTTTTGTGCGGGTAGGTTTCAAGTACAATTTTGGAAATTTCAGGTTAAGCGACAATCAGCGCAAGATCGAGGCGGCAGAACGCGACAGGATCTAG